The following is a genomic window from Pedobacter sp. KBS0701.
GAGCTGACTTACCGGATTCTTAATCACATGTAAGCCGTCATTAATCAGTTTGGTATGATCTAATTCTTTGCCTGCTTTAATTTCAAGATAAACCTGAATTTCCTTTTCCAGCTGATGGTAAATCTTTTTATGGTAAATAATTTCGAGAATTTCTAAGGCACAAAGCCAATCCTGACGGTGGTTTGTTTTTAGTTGTAAGAAAATTTCGCCAAGCTGATCCAGGTTTTCACCATTTTCCCTGATCGCTCTAACTGTTTGGTATAAACCGTGCAGTTTTAATGTTTTATCATCATAGGTAATTTTATACGTTTTCTCCTTGCTAATTAACGTAATCTCCTCGTAAGCATCTTTATCGGCAGCTCCATTAAAAACTGAAACGATGGTTTCGCCTATAGCCATATCATAAATGCCCCACTCGGGTTTAAACAGCATGTTTCCGTTATTTTCGGTAACCGTACAATCGTTAAAGGCAATTAAAATCAACTTACTTTTTTCGGTAATAATATCTTTAACTATTCCTACAACTTTAATTCCGCTTTCAAACGTAAGTTCAGTTTTCTCTCCTTTGATGATGTTTAAAGATTGTAATTCTGATGGACTATAATCCTCAAATGGTTTTTCTGCTCCTTTTAAACGGCCAACCGGCGACGAAAAGCCATCTGCATGGTAATCCTTCCCGTGGCCAGCCAATTGTTTACCACTAAAGGCCAATGCAGATGGCCCTGTGGTTTTAATAAAAGTTACTTCGTCATTAGCGTTAATGCCTATATCGGTAAATACACCGCTCACCTGTAAACCCGAACTGTAAACTGCAGTAGCTACATTTTTACAGGCAATGGCTTTCATAATGCTTTCCGATCCACCTTTTCTAAAAGCCATGGTATTGGCAAATTCTTCCAGCACATCAATCAGGTTTTGGAAAGTTTCGGTTACAAAGAGCTGTGGCTGCGGTTTAGTAATATCATAAGCGTAATTAATTGTATCGATGTTATACCAAAGTTTTACGACGTCTCTTTGCATGCAGGTAGCGCTTTCACCGATGGAAGAAAGCAGACCTGCACCGTAAATTTTTGGGTTTTCTAAAGTACCAATCAAACCATATTCAACTGTCCACCAGTGTAAGCGACCAAGTAATGCCATTTCAGAGGGTTCGCCCATATTTTCACTAATGTAGCGCAATTCTTTTTCTGCCCCGGCAATCGCAAATTCATCGGCATTTACAGCTTCTTTCAAAATCGATAACTTCCTGATGGCTTCGTAAAGTTCAAAATCTTTCGCCGAAAACATGGCTTTCGCACCAATCGAACCAAAATAGCTTAAATAATTATTGTAATCGGTATCGGCAATGATAGGTGCATGGCCGGCACTTTCGTGTATAATATCTGGTGCTGGTGTATATTCGATGTGATTAATCTGGCGGATATCTGCAGCAATTACCAGCACCCGATAGGCCTGATATTCCATGAAAGCTGCTGGTGGAATAAAGCCATCAACAGTTACCGCTCCCCACCCAATTTTACCAAGGTTATCATTCATGGTTTGCAAATCAGGAATGTATTCGATACTTAAACCTGCCCGCTGTAAGCCTTTTATGTAAGGGTAATATGCTACATTTTTAAGGTAACTGTAATTCTGGCGCATTACATAACGCCATACCGCTTGATCGATTGGGGTGTATTTTTCGTAGTTCTGGTCAACAATAAATTGTTTTAAATGATTGGGCAATTTTGCTACCTGCGCATTATTAAAATCATTAAAATGGCTCATGGTTATTTATGGAATAAGTTGGTCGGCAGCTAAGTTAGGATGTTGTTTTTATCTTATCAAGAAAGCGGCGGCATAAATTAACAGGTTAACGTAATAAAGGTTTCGGGTGGTTAAAATAATGGATTAATAATTTGGAAAGATGCTGTAGCATTTTATCGGGGGGCTCCGGTCGGGCTGTTCGCTATGTCTTTTGCTGCCTTTCGGCTCCGCTCAGGCCGACAGCAAAAGGATGCCGCTTCCATCCTGTTTATGTACAACGGTTTTTGCTGATGAACCTGGTTTTTTCTACATTTTTCTAAAAAAAAAACGAAAATATAAGCACTGTTTGGCCACCTAAACCCGACTGGTGCGTAACGCCCGGAGCGAGGCACGAGTGAGGACTTGGAGCAAAGGCGGGACTGAATAAACCCAAAGGCTTGTGTCACTGCTTTCCAAAAAGAAACAAGATTAATAATTAGGAAAGGTGCTGTAGCATTTCATCGGGAGGCTCTGGCCGGGCTGTTCGCTATATCTTTTGCTGCCCTTCGGCTCCGCTCAGGCCGACAGCAAAAAGATGCCGCTTCCATCCCGTTTATGTACAACGGTTTTTGCTGATGAACCTGGTTTTTTCTACAGTTTTCTAAAAAAAAAACGAAAATATAAGCACTGTTTGGCCACCTAAACCCGACTGGCGCGTAAAGCCCGGAACGAGTGAGGACTTGAAGCGAAGGCGGGACTGAATAAACCCAAAGGCTTATGTCACTGCTCCAAAAAAATGATTTGATAGTATGAGGTTAATAATTAGGAAAGGTGCTGTAGCATTTCATCGGGAGGCTCTGGCCGGGCTGTTCGCTATATCTTTTGCTGCCCTTCGGCTCCGCTCAGGCCGACAGCAAAAGGATGCCGCTTCCATCCCGTTTATGTACAAAGGTTTTTGCTGATGAACCTGGTTTTTTCTACAGTTTTCTAAAAAAAAAACCAAAATATAAGCACTGTTTGGCCACCTAAACCTGACTGGTGCGTAACGCCCGGAGCGAGGCACGAGTGAGGACTTGGAGCAAAGGCGGGACTGAATAAACCCAAAGGCTTGTGTCACTGCTTTCCAAAAAGAAACAAGATTAATAATTTGGAAAGGCGCTGTAGTATTTCATCTTGAGGTTTCGGTCGGGCTGTCCGCTATATCTTTTGCTGCCTTTCGGCTCCGCTCAGGCCGACAGCAAAAGGATGCCGCTTCCATCCCGTTTATGTACAACGGTTTTTGCTGATGAACCTGGTTTTTTCTACAGTTTTCTAAAAAAAAACGAAAATATAAGCACCGTTTGGCCACCTAAACCCGACTGGTGCGTAACGCCCGGAGCGAGGCACGAGTGAGGACTTGGAGCAAAGGCGGGACTGAATAAACCCAAAGGCTTGTGTCACTGCTTTCCAAAAAGAAACAAGATTAATAATTTGGAAAGGTGCTGTAGCATTTCATCGGGAGGCTCTGGCCGGGCTGTTCGCTATATCTTTTGCTGCCCTTCGGCTCCGCTCAGGCCGACAGCAAAAGGATGCCGCTTCCATCCCGGTTATGTACAACGGTTTTTGCTGATGAACCTGGTTTTTTCTACAGTTTTCTAAAAAAAAAACGAAAATATAAGCACTGTTTGGCCACCTAAACCCGACTGGTGCGTAAAGCCCGGAGCGAGGTACGAGTGAGGACTTGAAGCGAAGGCGGGACTGAATAAACCCAAAGGTTTGTGTCACTGCTTTTCAAAAGATCAACATTATAATTAGGAAAGGTGCTGTAGCATTTTGTCGGGGGGCTCCGGTCGGGCTGTTCGCTATATCTTTTGCTACCCTTCGACTCCGCTCAGGCCGACAGCAAGAGGATGCCGCTTCCATCCCGTTTAGATACGAAAGCTTGTGCTTATAAACCTTAAGCCTTACTTTTCGACACCATTAATTCCGTGCTTTCTATACCTCCGTGGCAAATAATTGCTGTGGTTGATTAATCCTGCTTCCCTTTTTTATCTCCAATTTTCTTTACGCTGAATGTAAAGTAGTGTTGATACAGATAGCTAAATAATGCCATTAAAACCGAAACCACAATCCGCGAAAGCATCGATAGTGTTGGGTAATCGCGTAAAAGTTCCAGTAAAAACTTCAATAACACGTAATTAGCCAGGATATTGATAAACTGCAGGTTCATAAACCTAAAAAGTTGTACCCGGCCTTTTAGCTCGCTGTGCGTAAATATGACGTATTTGTTAAGTAAAAAACTGGTTGGGATGGCAACGGTATAATCTACCAATAACGAGGCCGTTTCCCTTTGCAGCACGATTACTCCAAAGTTTACCTCCTCAGTTTTAAAAATGAAAAAGTAAGCAAAATAATAACTTAAAATTCCCAATAATAAAGTGCTGCCACCAGTGGCCATGTACCGGAAATTATGTATGGAAATAAATTTTTTAAATGGAGGATAAAAAAAATCTATGACGGCTAAAATGGCGTTACGCATTACTTAAAATTGTTCGTTGTTATTTTTGCGCGCAATTTACAATTAAATTTTTATTGCCGCCGTAATTAGATCATTTAAGCCTTTTATTGATTATTGGTGTAATAGGCCGGTTGTGCTACAAAATCGATTACCGCACACCAGGTGTAGGATGGGTGTGGCTGGATGCTCACGCCAACAGTATTCAGTTTGTACTTTTGATCGAGCAAATTAAACCGGTGACCAAGCGAAGGCACACCACAATCTAACAATAAATGGCAGACAATATCCAAACTGTTCGAATAACCAAAGTCGATATTTTCACTCATTGCTTTATTGGGGAAATATTTTGATAAACGTTTAGAAAATTTATCGCCGTTGCTGCTTTCGTGTGTATCGAGGTTATTTCTGTTCAGGTCCTGGGCATGGCTACGGCTTAAAGAAGTCAGTTTATCATCAGGATAAAACACCTGTAGGTTTTTTATGCCTCTTAAATGCTTTAGTAAAGAAGTATAATAGCTATTGTTGCGGGTAATCCGAAGTTCATTGTAGTTTCTGTATTGCCTTACTTTAGTGTTGTAGTTGTTAATGTAATCTTCTAAAAAGGTATAATAAAATTTTTCGCCATCAATACGGATCAGGTTCATATACATGACTACATTTTTCTCTTCGTTGGTTAAATAAGAAGCATTTGCTGCAGTATTGGCCCTGCGGAACTCCGCATCTGTCCATTTTTGGGCATTTGCATCGATAACAAAAATGAAGAATAAAAGGGTGGGTAGAAGTAGTTTAGGCATCTGGTGGTTTTCATGGATAACGCCATTTGATGCAGATTATTTTCTGGTTGGGAATTTAGATCGTGTTTAGCGCGTGGTGTTTAACGGTTAACGTTGACTAACTACCGTCAAAAAAATAACCATCGGAGCACAAAGAACACAAAGAAATCAATCTTTGTGCCCTCGTGTCTTGGTGGTTAAAATTGCGAAGAGTTTATAAAAACATACCGCCAGAAGCTTCAATGCGTTGTGCATTAATCCATCTTGCATCTTCGGTGCATAAGAATGCCACCACTCCGCCAATATCATCTGGTAAACCTACGCGACCTAAAGCAGTATTAGCCGCTATTCCAGCGTTTAGTTGATCATTATCGCGCACCACACCACCGCCAAAATCGGTTTCTATAGCACCTGGAGCAATAATGTTCGATCTGATTCCTCTTGCACCCAATTCTTTTGCCTGGTATTTTGTTAAGGTTTCCATGGCGCCTTTCATCGAAGCATAGGCCGCATAACCTGGAGTTGCAAAGCGAGCCAGTCCGGATGATACATTAATGATTCCGCTACCGT
Proteins encoded in this region:
- a CDS encoding aromatic amino acid hydroxylase; translated protein: MSHFNDFNNAQVAKLPNHLKQFIVDQNYEKYTPIDQAVWRYVMRQNYSYLKNVAYYPYIKGLQRAGLSIEYIPDLQTMNDNLGKIGWGAVTVDGFIPPAAFMEYQAYRVLVIAADIRQINHIEYTPAPDIIHESAGHAPIIADTDYNNYLSYFGSIGAKAMFSAKDFELYEAIRKLSILKEAVNADEFAIAGAEKELRYISENMGEPSEMALLGRLHWWTVEYGLIGTLENPKIYGAGLLSSIGESATCMQRDVVKLWYNIDTINYAYDITKPQPQLFVTETFQNLIDVLEEFANTMAFRKGGSESIMKAIACKNVATAVYSSGLQVSGVFTDIGINANDEVTFIKTTGPSALAFSGKQLAGHGKDYHADGFSSPVGRLKGAEKPFEDYSPSELQSLNIIKGEKTELTFESGIKVVGIVKDIITEKSKLILIAFNDCTVTENNGNMLFKPEWGIYDMAIGETIVSVFNGAADKDAYEEITLISKEKTYKITYDDKTLKLHGLYQTVRAIRENGENLDQLGEIFLQLKTNHRQDWLCALEILEIIYHKKIYHQLEKEIQVYLEIKAGKELDHTKLINDGLHVIKNPVSQLLVED
- a CDS encoding GtrA family protein; translated protein: MRNAILAVIDFFYPPFKKFISIHNFRYMATGGSTLLLGILSYYFAYFFIFKTEEVNFGVIVLQRETASLLVDYTVAIPTSFLLNKYVIFTHSELKGRVQLFRFMNLQFINILANYVLLKFLLELLRDYPTLSMLSRIVVSVLMALFSYLYQHYFTFSVKKIGDKKGKQD
- a CDS encoding CAP domain-containing protein; translation: MPKLLLPTLLFFIFVIDANAQKWTDAEFRRANTAANASYLTNEEKNVVMYMNLIRIDGEKFYYTFLEDYINNYNTKVRQYRNYNELRITRNNSYYTSLLKHLRGIKNLQVFYPDDKLTSLSRSHAQDLNRNNLDTHESSNGDKFSKRLSKYFPNKAMSENIDFGYSNSLDIVCHLLLDCGVPSLGHRFNLLDQKYKLNTVGVSIQPHPSYTWCAVIDFVAQPAYYTNNQ